The Lemur catta isolate mLemCat1 chromosome 8, mLemCat1.pri, whole genome shotgun sequence genome has a segment encoding these proteins:
- the PRKRA gene encoding interferon-inducible double-stranded RNA-dependent protein kinase activator A isoform X1 — protein MSQSRHRAEAPPLEREDSGTFSLGKMITAKPGKTPIQVLHEYGMKTKNIPVYECERSDVQIHVPTFTFRVTVGDITCTGEGTSKKLAKHRAAEAAINILKANASICFAVPDPLMPDPSKQPKNQLNPIGSLQELAIHHGWRLPEYTLSQEGGPAHKREYTTICRLESFMETGKGASKKQAKRNAAEKFLAKFSNISPENHISLTNVVGHSLGCTWHSLRNSPGEKINLLKRSLLSIPNTDYIQLLSEIAKEQGFNITYLDIEELSANGQYQCLAELSTSPITVCHGSGISCGNAQSDAAHNALQYLKIIAERK, from the exons ATGTCCCAAAGCAGGCATCGCGCCGAGGCCCCGCCGCTGGAGCGCGAGGACAGCGGGACCTTCAG TTTGGGGAAGATGATAACAGCTAAGCCAGGGAAAACACCGATTCAGGTATTACACGAATACGGCATGAAGACCAAGAACATCCCGGTTTATGAATGTGAAAGATCCGATGTGCAAATACATGTGCCTACTTTCACCTTCAGAGTAACCGTTGGTGACATAACGTGCACAG GTGAAGGTACAAGTAAGAAGCTGGCGAAACATAGAGCTGCAGAGGCTGCCATAAACATTTTGAAAGCCAATGCAAGTATTTG cttTGCAGTTCCTGATCCCTTAATGCCGGATCCTTCCAAGCAACCAAAGAACCAGCTTAATCCTATTGGTTCATTACAG GAATTGGCTATTCATCATGGCTGGAGACTTCCTGAATATACCCTTTCCCAGGAGGGAGGACCTGCTCATAAGAgagaatataccacaatttgcaGGCTAGAGTCATTTATGGAAACTG gAAAGGGGGCATCAAAAAAACAAGCCAAGAGAAATGCTGCTGAGAAATTTCTTGCCAAATTTAGTAATATTTCTCCAGAGAACCACATTTCTTTA ACAAATGTAGTAGGACATTCTTTAGGATGTACTTGGCATTCCTTGAGGAATTCTCCTGGTGAAAAGATCAACTTACTGAAAAGAAGTCTCCTTAGTATTCCAAATACAGATTACATCCAGCTGCTTAGTGAAATTGCCAAGGAACAAGGTTTTAATATAACATATTTGGATatag AAGAACTGAGTGCCAACGGACAGTATCAATGTCTTGCTGAACTATCAACCAGTCCCATCACAGTCTGCCATGGCTCGGGTATCTCCTGCGGCAATGCACAAAGTGATGCAGCTCACAATGCTTtgcagtatttaaaaataatagcagaaagAAAGTAA
- the PRKRA gene encoding interferon-inducible double-stranded RNA-dependent protein kinase activator A isoform X2, giving the protein MPDPSKQPKNQLNPIGSLQELAIHHGWRLPEYTLSQEGGPAHKREYTTICRLESFMETGKGASKKQAKRNAAEKFLAKFSNISPENHISLTNVVGHSLGCTWHSLRNSPGEKINLLKRSLLSIPNTDYIQLLSEIAKEQGFNITYLDIEELSANGQYQCLAELSTSPITVCHGSGISCGNAQSDAAHNALQYLKIIAERK; this is encoded by the exons ATGCCGGATCCTTCCAAGCAACCAAAGAACCAGCTTAATCCTATTGGTTCATTACAG GAATTGGCTATTCATCATGGCTGGAGACTTCCTGAATATACCCTTTCCCAGGAGGGAGGACCTGCTCATAAGAgagaatataccacaatttgcaGGCTAGAGTCATTTATGGAAACTG gAAAGGGGGCATCAAAAAAACAAGCCAAGAGAAATGCTGCTGAGAAATTTCTTGCCAAATTTAGTAATATTTCTCCAGAGAACCACATTTCTTTA ACAAATGTAGTAGGACATTCTTTAGGATGTACTTGGCATTCCTTGAGGAATTCTCCTGGTGAAAAGATCAACTTACTGAAAAGAAGTCTCCTTAGTATTCCAAATACAGATTACATCCAGCTGCTTAGTGAAATTGCCAAGGAACAAGGTTTTAATATAACATATTTGGATatag AAGAACTGAGTGCCAACGGACAGTATCAATGTCTTGCTGAACTATCAACCAGTCCCATCACAGTCTGCCATGGCTCGGGTATCTCCTGCGGCAATGCACAAAGTGATGCAGCTCACAATGCTTtgcagtatttaaaaataatagcagaaagAAAGTAA